In Flavobacteriaceae bacterium, the following proteins share a genomic window:
- a CDS encoding cytochrome oxidase subunit III: MDNTVASTGAEDKPWGGGAKPLNASYGKMMMWFFIVSDALTFSGFLAAYGFSRFKYIDYWPIADEVFTHVPFFHGNYPMIYVAFMTFVLIMSSVTMVLAVDAGHQMKKTKVTWYMFLTIIGGLIFVGSQAWEWATFIKGDYGAIQTNGGNILQFGEYVNVDGEQKFKRVALRDFTVAEHKDRVQHESKEGIWFASEGTLPSYTVGEVIKGLEANSNVLVRTQLINEEGEKTVLSRSESLRMLKENGKTVVEGANLKVNEYGSPLFADFFFFITGFHGFHVFSGVIINIIIFFNVIIGTYERRKNYEMVEKVGLYWHFVDLVWVFVFTFFYLV; the protein is encoded by the coding sequence ATGGATAACACAGTAGCAAGTACTGGAGCAGAAGATAAACCTTGGGGAGGTGGTGCAAAACCACTAAACGCAAGTTATGGAAAAATGATGATGTGGTTCTTCATCGTCTCAGATGCTTTAACTTTTTCAGGATTTTTAGCAGCCTATGGGTTTTCAAGGTTTAAATATATTGATTATTGGCCAATAGCTGATGAAGTATTTACCCACGTTCCGTTTTTTCACGGGAACTACCCAATGATTTATGTTGCATTCATGACTTTTGTTTTAATCATGTCTTCAGTAACTATGGTATTAGCTGTAGATGCGGGGCATCAAATGAAAAAAACTAAGGTTACTTGGTATATGTTCCTTACGATTATCGGAGGATTGATATTTGTTGGTTCTCAAGCTTGGGAATGGGCAACATTTATCAAAGGAGATTACGGTGCAATTCAAACAAACGGAGGTAATATCTTACAATTTGGAGAATATGTTAATGTTGATGGAGAACAAAAGTTTAAACGTGTAGCCTTAAGAGATTTTACAGTTGCTGAACATAAAGATAGAGTGCAACATGAGAGTAAAGAAGGGATTTGGTTTGCTAGCGAAGGGACATTACCTTCATATACTGTTGGAGAAGTTATAAAAGGGTTGGAAGCTAATAGTAATGTGTTAGTTCGTACACAGCTAATAAATGAAGAAGGAGAAAAAACAGTTTTATCTCGTTCAGAGTCGTTAAGAATGCTTAAAGAGAATGGGAAGACAGTTGTTGAAGGAGCTAATTTAAAAGTTAATGAATATGGGTCGCCATTATTTGCAGACTTCTTCTTTTTTATAACAGGCTTTCACGGATTTCACGTATTCTCAGGAGTAATTATAAATATCATTATTTTCTTTAATGTAATAATTGGTACATACGAACGTAGAAAAAACTATGAAATGGTCGAGAAAGTTGGGCTTTACTGGCACTTTGTAGATTTAGTTTGGGTATTTGTATTTACATTCTTCTATTTAGTATAA